Genomic DNA from Lentimicrobiaceae bacterium:
TTCTCCCAACGATTACTCGGCAGACGAAAAATATTGGATAAATGTTGATTTTCCTGAGTATAAAGGGAAACTCCATATCAGCTACAAAACTTTCAACAACATCGAAACTCTTAAAAACTTAACGGAAGATGCAAGAGTTTTAGCAATGAAACACATTCCTAAAGCTACAGGCATACAGTATATAGAAGTCAATAATGCACAAAAAAATGTTTATGGCTTGATATATAAAATTGGCGGTGCCGATGTAGCTTCAACTTACCAATTTTACCTCACCGACAGCATCAAAAATTATCTTCGCGGAGCTTTGTATTTCAGTGTAATCCCTAATAACGATTCCTTAAGTCCTGTAATTAACTTTATTGAAGAAGATATAAATGAACTTATCAACACTTTTGAGTGGAGATATTGAGTTTTACGGAAATATCTTTAACTAACACTATAAATGAAAAGTCCCGACTACCATTGGCAATCGGGACTTTTATTCATCTTACTCTTAGCTTCTAGTGATCCGCCTGAAACTTTGAACCTTGTTTACATTTTATTTATTTTTAAGTATTTAACTTTGTCGCAAATGCTTACCTATAAACAAAGTAAACTATTTGTTTACATAGTGTAAACCTATTGTTTACCTGTTTAAATTTTTTGTTTACATTATTTTGTTTATTTATATATCATCAACTTTTAATATGTTTACGTCATCATTAGATGGGTTGTAAAATGTTATTACATCTTTGTTTGTATCATTTATTTTGTTGTTTTTATCTTTTAATTTTATCAACACACTATAATGATTATTAACAACATTAGCCAGTTTATTGTATTTTTCTAAAAGATTAGTATATTGTTTTTTTATTTTTAAATAGCCGGCAGCGATAATTACTGCAGAAATACTAACTATTAGTGTAGCAAACGCAAGCAGTATTCCCATAATCCACATAAATGTTTCCATATTTATTTTTATTTTGATTGTATTAATTTTATAAAATCTTTACCCATTACCATTTTAACTATTTTATTTTCATGCTCTTTATCTATTTCAAAAGCTAAAAATATTTTGTTACCTGCTTTTCTTTGTTTCGTTTCCTCTTCCGTCTCAAAAAATATTCTTATATCAACGTCCAAAACTTCAGCAATTTTGGCTAATGTATCAAGGGTAGTAGAATTATTCCTTATAAGTTGATAAAGTCCGGGTTCACTCACACCTGACTCGAAAGCTAATTTTCTCATTGTAATTTTTTTCTCTTTAGCTATTTCTCTGATTTTGTTTAGGTTAACCATATTTTAACAATTTTTAACAATGAAATTGTATCGAAAATATGCATTTATCTATACAATTTGTTTATGTTTGCAAATAATTAAACAATATTCTTTCTACAAATATAAACAATAACAATAAAAAAGAAAGACTAAACAAAAAATTTAGTTAAAAATAATAACAGATGATAATAGTAAACGACAAAAAAGAATTAAAGGAGTTGGTAAAAGAGGTTGTACAGGAAGTAGCCGACAATTCGGTATTAAAAGCCGAACATCGCAAGTTATACCGAAAAGTTGATGCCGCTAAAAAAATGAATATCAGTTTATCCTACCTGTATAAATTAATTAACGCAGGAGCAATCCCAACTACTAACAATCTAATAAGTGGCGAAGTGATAGACTGGTACACAGGTATCAGCAAAACAACAGAGGCAGAGAAAAAACAAATAGCGGAGTTTTTACAACAATTTAAAAAGTAACTTCATGGATATATCAATAATTGAAAGCAAAGTAACTCGGAATTTACCTATACCCTCTAAAAATTTTGTAAGTCTCGAATATGTGGTTAACAAATTTGATATTGATAAATCTTTCAGATGTGAAATTTTAGTTGCTGACCGTTCAGACATGTTAAAACAAGAGATTGTAAAAGCAATATGTAGAATGAAAAATAACGGTTTTGAGTTTAAACTTGAAACATTTGGCGACGATACAATTGATGAAAATATTAACTCAAAAATTAAAGTAATAGGAATTTATATTGATGAAAACGAAATAACCGAATAACCGGCTCTGCAGGAGTGCAACCGGTAGATGCGACGGTGCTCAACATGCCCACGAGAGGGCAACATAAAACTTGCCCTCTTATTTTTTAAAACATGCCCCGGTACATGTTAGCACAAGAGCAGAGAAAAAACTCAGAAACAACTAAATAAAAAATGTAAAGATGAAAACATATGTATTAATTATAAGTAGTGTTTATCCAAAAACTCATTTCAGGGCTGGAGAAAGTACACATTTTAGTGAGTTAATTAAAATAGGTCAAATATGTAATAAATGTATACATAGTAAATTAATAAGAGTTAAAACAACATATGATATAGATTGTAAAATTGAACAATGTGAACATTGCTGGGTTAGTCCTAAAATACATACCATACGAGCTAATTTTCCATTATGGGCAAAAAGATTTGAACAAATAGAAAATGGTACCGCTTGTTTGTCCTTAAGAGTTTGGTTAGGTAAACCGTATAGAAGTAAACAACAAGAGATATTTAAATTAACTAAAGTTGATGGTATTGGTTTACAGAAATTGAATTTTTTTAATGACCACGTTTGTATTATAGATGATAAGGTTGTTTCATTCAATAGAGAAATATTTAGTTCTTCTGGAGAATATATTGCCCTTAACGATGGACTTTATAAGGATGAATTTGTCGATTGGTTTAAACATTATGACAAAACGAATGATTTTGCATTGATACATTTTACAAAATTCAGATATTAAAAATGAAAATAATTTTAGGAATAATTATAACAGCAATTTTTTTTGTAGGCATTGCAATTCTACTTGCTAATTATTTAGACAGTAACAGGTAAATAAATGAAAACATTAATAATCATATTTGTAATATC
This window encodes:
- a CDS encoding helix-turn-helix transcriptional regulator yields the protein MVNLNKIREIAKEKKITMRKLAFESGVSEPGLYQLIRNNSTTLDTLAKIAEVLDVDIRIFFETEEETKQRKAGNKIFLAFEIDKEHENKIVKMVMGKDFIKLIQSK
- the gldD gene encoding gliding motility lipoprotein GldD, encoding MKKVVKPFFLASVLTALLVLLFSCNNNYVPKPIGFLRIEFPDKQYQRFDTTFPYSFDYPIYAVVSPNDYSADEKYWINVDFPEYKGKLHISYKTFNNIETLKNLTEDARVLAMKHIPKATGIQYIEVNNAQKNVYGLIYKIGGADVASTYQFYLTDSIKNYLRGALYFSVIPNNDSLSPVINFIEEDINELINTFEWRY